GTGTCGGTGTAAGTATGTATCCAGTAGATGGCGAAACTACAGAGCAATTAATTCATTGTGCAGATAAAGCAATGACCTATTCAAAAAAGAATGGTCTTAACGGCTATTCGTTTTATTTTAAAGAATTACAAACTGATTCACAGCGCGTGTTATTATTGGATTCAGAACTACGAAAAGCTATTAAAAATCGTGAATTTGACCTTCATTTTCAACCGAAAATATCTGTTAAAAATGAACAGATTCAGGGCATAGAGGCTCTAGTAAGATGGAATAATGAACAGCTAGGGTTTGTATCGCCAGCAGAATTTATTCCATATGCCGAGGAAACGGGATTAATCATTCCATTAAGCGAAGTCATTATAGAAAAAGCTTGTGAGGCAGTAATTGAGATGCAACAGCATGGACGCAAGTTACCTATTGCCATCAATATATCAAGCATTCACTTTAAACAACAAAACTTTTTGGAGTCGATTCAAGCGATATTAGAGCGTTACAATATGTCTGCAAACAATTTTGAGATAGAAGTAACAGAACGCACGGTTATGAATAGTGCGAACGAAACAATTAGCAAGCTAGTGCGACTTAAAAAAATGGGCTTTAAAATTTCAATTGACGATTTTGGAACGGGCTATTCATCTCTGAGCTATTTAGTGCGATTCCCGCTTGATTGTTTAAAAATTGATCGCAGCTTTATTCAACATATTGCCTCGCTCGATGAAAAACAGGCTGTAGTGGATGCGATTATCCAAATGTCCCACCGCCTAAAAATGAAAGTGGTTGCTGAGGGTGTAGAACAGGCACAACAAGTGGATATACTACGTAAAATGAACTGTGATATTATTCAAGGCTATTATTACAGCAAACCATTACCATTAAATGAGCTAATTGAATTTATGGAGTATTGGGAAATTGAGCATCAAGGAAGGAATTAGCATATGGCAAATTATAAATTAGTAGCAACAGCTGCGATGGGCTTAGAGGCGATTGTTGCACAAGAGGTCAAGGCACTTGGCTATGAAACAACAGTAGATAATGGAAAAGTCTATTTTGAAGGTGATGAAACAGCCATTGCACGAACAAACTTATGGCTACGTGTGGCAGATCGTGTAAAAATTGTTGTGGGTCAATTTCCTGCAACATCTTTTGAGCAATTGTTTGAAAGTGTCAAGGCTTTACCGTGGGAAAAATACCTGCCAGTAGATGCAGCTTTTCCAGTATCGGGCAAGTCTGTCAAATCAAAATTATTCAGTGTACCGGATTGCCAGGCAATTACAAAAAAAGCAATTGTAGAGCGTATGAAGCAGCACTATAAGCGTTTAGGGTTTTTGGACGAATCCGGTGCTACCTATAAAATTGAAGTTTCAATCTTAAAAGATATGGCTACACTTACTATTGACACATCCGGTGCTGGGCTACATAAGCGTGGCTATCGTCAAGCACAAGGTGAGGCGCCATTAAAAGAAACATTAGCGGCTGCTCTTGTGCAAATTTCAAAATGGAATCCGAATCGACCGTTCGTAGACCCATTTTGTGGTTCGGGCACGATTGCTCTTGAGGCTGCTATGCTTGGGCAAAATATTGCACCCGGCTATAACCGTGAATTTATTTCAGAGGCTTGGCCATGGATGAAGGCGAAAATCTGGGACGAAGTACGGGACGAGGCAGACAGCTTAGCGAATTATGAGCAACCTTTGGAAATTTTTGGGTCCGATATTGACCATCGTATGGTGAGTATTGCGCAAGAAAATGCACTTGAGGCTGGCTTTGGTGAAATAATTACGTTTAAGCAAATGCAAGCACGTGATTTTACGACACAGCTTACAGACGGCGTTATGATTGGCAATCCGCCATATGGTGAACGTATTGGTGATGTTGAAGTTGTAGAGCAGGTGATTCGTGACTTGGGAACAATCATGAAGAGCTATCCAACCTGGTCTGTGTATATGTTGTCCTCCATGAAAAACTTTGAGGAATTGTATGGTCGTCAAGCGACGAAGAAACGTAAATTATTCAATGGTTTCATTGAAACGAATTATTATCAATTCTGGGGACAAAAGTCTAAAAGAGATTAAACAATGATAACGGAAGATAAGATTTTTTTCTTATCTTCCGTTTCGTCGCGTATAATAGGACCAGATAGTTAGAGGGGGAACGTCAATTGCGTAAATCTTTACCTTTTGCATTAACAAAGGATCGTTCGTTTTTTGAGTCATTAGGTGACTGGATGGGCGACGTCCTTTATGATGAATTACCTGAAAAAGGCTTTGAATGCCGTGATGAGCAAATTTTTATGGCCTATCAAATAGAGCAGGCTTTAAAAGAAAAAAATGTGCTTTTTGCTGAGGCGGGTGTAGGAACTGGGAAAACGATTGCTTATCTTCTACCAGCTGTATCCTATGCACGTTATACTGGTAAACCAGCCCTTATTGCCTGTGCGGATGAAACTTTAATCGACCAGCTAGTAAAAGAGGGCGGAGATATTTATAAATTACAGAAAACGTTAGGGCTTGACATTGATGTGCGCTTAGCAAAATCAAGAGATCAATATTTATGCCTAAAGCGCTTTGAAGAGGCAGAAAAAGTAGAGACTGATGAATGGATTGATGATATTGCATTTTCTATACCTGATGGTGTATATGCTCAAGGATCGATGATTGCCATTCAGCCCTATGGAGAGCGTAGTGATTATCCAACAGTCAGTGATGAGGATTGGCAAAAGGTGAACTATAATGCCATTATGCAGTGCTCTGTATGTGATCAACGAAATCGATGTGGTCAAACACTACATCGTGCACATTATCGTAAATCCACGGATCTTATTATATGTTCACAAGATTTCTTGATGGAGCATTTGGCTACAAAGGAATCCCGTGAGCGTGAAGGGCAATTGGCGCTATTACCAGAAGTATCTATGATTGTGCTAGACGAGGGGCATCTATTAGAATATGCTGCTCAAAAAGCAATGACGTATAAAGTGCAGGCGACAACAATAGTTAAACTTCTAGAACGTTTAATGGTAGATGGTGTGCGAGAGCGGACACTGTATGCGATGGAAAAACTACAAGATGATCATGAGTTATTTTTCGATCAGCTTCGTGATGATTTAGTTGCTTCTAAAGAGGAGCGTAAACGTATCAATAAATCGCCAACACTATTAAAGTATGGAAAACAATTAGTTGACGATGTAGAAACATTACTCGAAGAATTTGTTTTTGAATCAGAGATGTATATGATTCCAGAATACGAATTGAATATGGCTGAGGAATATTTAGAACAATACCAAGCATCCTTACGTATTTTTATTGCGCAGGGTGATGCTGTTGATTGGTTAGAGGAAACAGACGGGGAAGAAACACTCGTTATCATGCCACGACTTATTACAGAAGTTTTAGCAGAAAAATTATTCTCTAAAAAACTTCCAATTGTCTTTTCATCAGCGACATTGTCTGTTAATAAGGATTTTTCATATATTTCCTATAGCTTAGGAATTCGGGACTATCAATCATTTTCTGTTCCATCGCCTTTTGACTATGAAGAAGTCATGCGAATTTATTTACATGAGCTTTCTCAAAAGGAGAAGACATCGCGTGTTCAACAGCT
This genomic stretch from Lysinibacillus pakistanensis harbors:
- a CDS encoding sensor domain-containing protein, coding for MNGANDWNSQGKLNSISKYPTALITKIFENVSEGIMITDKDKKIEMVNPAFEFVTGYKREEVIGKTPAVLQSGVHELNFYLEMWQKIRQDGIWQGEIWNRRKTGDVYPEWLTIIGVTNDKGEVTNYCGIFTDLSERKIVENELEKRLLTDSLTEVSNRFAYIERMDGLLESTSTISHSVQHAVYFLDLDRFKQINDTLGHAVGDTILVEVAKRIKTLLKNKDIIARYGGDEFIITLTNVKNVKEAAKFAEQIIGIIEKPLDINGQNVFISTSVGVSMYPVDGETTEQLIHCADKAMTYSKKNGLNGYSFYFKELQTDSQRVLLLDSELRKAIKNREFDLHFQPKISVKNEQIQGIEALVRWNNEQLGFVSPAEFIPYAEETGLIIPLSEVIIEKACEAVIEMQQHGRKLPIAINISSIHFKQQNFLESIQAILERYNMSANNFEIEVTERTVMNSANETISKLVRLKKMGFKISIDDFGTGYSSLSYLVRFPLDCLKIDRSFIQHIASLDEKQAVVDAIIQMSHRLKMKVVAEGVEQAQQVDILRKMNCDIIQGYYYSKPLPLNELIEFMEYWEIEHQGRN
- a CDS encoding THUMP domain-containing class I SAM-dependent RNA methyltransferase — its product is MANYKLVATAAMGLEAIVAQEVKALGYETTVDNGKVYFEGDETAIARTNLWLRVADRVKIVVGQFPATSFEQLFESVKALPWEKYLPVDAAFPVSGKSVKSKLFSVPDCQAITKKAIVERMKQHYKRLGFLDESGATYKIEVSILKDMATLTIDTSGAGLHKRGYRQAQGEAPLKETLAAALVQISKWNPNRPFVDPFCGSGTIALEAAMLGQNIAPGYNREFISEAWPWMKAKIWDEVRDEADSLANYEQPLEIFGSDIDHRMVSIAQENALEAGFGEIITFKQMQARDFTTQLTDGVMIGNPPYGERIGDVEVVEQVIRDLGTIMKSYPTWSVYMLSSMKNFEELYGRQATKKRKLFNGFIETNYYQFWGQKSKRD
- a CDS encoding ATP-dependent DNA helicase; the encoded protein is MRKSLPFALTKDRSFFESLGDWMGDVLYDELPEKGFECRDEQIFMAYQIEQALKEKNVLFAEAGVGTGKTIAYLLPAVSYARYTGKPALIACADETLIDQLVKEGGDIYKLQKTLGLDIDVRLAKSRDQYLCLKRFEEAEKVETDEWIDDIAFSIPDGVYAQGSMIAIQPYGERSDYPTVSDEDWQKVNYNAIMQCSVCDQRNRCGQTLHRAHYRKSTDLIICSQDFLMEHLATKESREREGQLALLPEVSMIVLDEGHLLEYAAQKAMTYKVQATTIVKLLERLMVDGVRERTLYAMEKLQDDHELFFDQLRDDLVASKEERKRINKSPTLLKYGKQLVDDVETLLEEFVFESEMYMIPEYELNMAEEYLEQYQASLRIFIAQGDAVDWLEETDGEETLVIMPRLITEVLAEKLFSKKLPIVFSSATLSVNKDFSYISYSLGIRDYQSFSVPSPFDYEEVMRIYLHELSQKEKTSRVQQLLRDGEKTLILFKSKQAMVDFKAELPLMERMYMAFEGDRELSAIVRDFQDGTVKILCSYHLWEGLDLPEEALTRVIIYDLPFPPHDPLFDAKRTFAENPYEEVELPFMQLRLQQGMGRLIRTSNDHGDIHILLNEQEVSQRKTFENILAVTPEIK